One genomic segment of Nevskia ramosa DSM 11499 includes these proteins:
- a CDS encoding pilin, which produces MKKTQQGFTLIELMIVVAIVGILAAIALPAYQDYIGRAKVTEAVAQLDGAKTSVAEYVASQGACPATTSASGVSSPTGAKYVTSVATDAACNIGALVQSVNAGIDGKYIILVASKQADNSITWNCATNATTANFKYLPANCRTTGTFTAVP; this is translated from the coding sequence ATGAAAAAGACTCAGCAGGGCTTCACCCTGATCGAACTGATGATCGTCGTCGCGATCGTCGGCATTCTCGCCGCCATTGCACTGCCGGCTTATCAGGACTACATCGGCCGCGCGAAAGTGACCGAAGCCGTCGCCCAGTTGGACGGCGCCAAGACCTCGGTAGCCGAATATGTAGCTTCGCAGGGCGCATGCCCTGCAACGACTTCCGCCTCCGGAGTGTCGTCACCGACCGGCGCGAAGTACGTGACCTCCGTTGCGACCGACGCCGCCTGCAACATCGGCGCGCTGGTGCAGAGCGTCAATGCTGGTATTGACGGCAAGTACATCATCCTGGTCGCGTCCAAGCAGGCCGACAACAGCATCACCTGGAATTGCGCGACCAACGCAACAACGGCGAACTTCAAGTATCTGCCGGCCAACTGCCGCACTACCGGTACGTTCACGGCGGTTCCGTAA
- a CDS encoding O-antigen ligase family protein, translating to MKGLHFVNAKSQSLISTGAASAFAASCLYLGGYQVIPLYVSSALLLALLIYGINNTDGTRAARRPYSFSAIMLAIFAAYCLATYQLSLLPNLSLLAAWVFMAMPLAYFATTVALRDERAWRYSLKLIQIVALGIMALGIVEFVLIRSRPFSIFLDFNVLAAFCNVFALPAIARLHDRVRADGFAVALRSRTAWFLCAASLCLAATASRGGHLSFLLGVAVLGVLLIRHDRRAWKTVAASLAIFVASLMLIVPFQHHASSLSRLTGITNDQSTQDRLEILRSTWRMVEDGPWYGSGLGTYKVRYLMFRSPGDSSSSGDLAHNDYLQVLAEGGPVLLGTLLLLAFGGVLAARRLWRSARNTAASPTFVEAAGLVGGLSCLFAHAAVNFIFYAMPLAMITGLYFGRLDNLRTDIPASAPRFEATPRSLRLLLSGLMLWLTTTVGLQGFYHVVRTGQCQLLMCQSLTRDENFLARFSALLAATQPSYLPARDWLADAYLATAYGVTDGGKRLEGARQAAKELSDLIRQFPALPTSYARLADLLVAQPEAATAIPVAERETPEALYAEGLRREPMDVQTRIKLATMLDMRGQHEPAFSLLFDDGMRWWKVAAFPDSGRSMLLKAAIPLALKLGRCKDAIEMAQGLNIFLPDDPLAKPIAHLGEREPPVSDGTPGCAAG from the coding sequence GTGAAGGGCCTGCATTTCGTGAACGCCAAATCGCAGTCCCTTATCAGCACTGGCGCTGCCTCAGCCTTCGCCGCCTCCTGCCTTTACCTAGGCGGCTATCAGGTGATTCCGCTTTATGTCTCATCAGCCCTGCTGCTGGCGCTGCTGATCTACGGAATCAACAATACCGACGGCACACGGGCCGCTCGTCGTCCGTACTCGTTCAGCGCGATCATGCTGGCGATATTCGCCGCCTACTGCCTTGCGACCTACCAGCTCAGTCTGCTGCCCAATCTTTCGCTGCTGGCAGCCTGGGTGTTCATGGCCATGCCCCTGGCCTACTTTGCGACGACCGTGGCGCTGCGCGACGAGAGAGCATGGCGATACAGTCTCAAGCTGATCCAGATCGTCGCGCTGGGAATCATGGCGCTCGGCATCGTCGAGTTCGTGTTGATCCGCAGCCGGCCGTTCTCGATTTTTCTCGATTTCAATGTGCTGGCGGCGTTCTGCAACGTCTTCGCGCTGCCAGCGATCGCCCGGCTTCATGACAGGGTGCGGGCCGATGGCTTCGCCGTTGCCTTGCGGTCCCGCACGGCATGGTTTCTATGTGCGGCGTCGCTCTGTCTGGCCGCAACAGCCTCACGCGGCGGGCATCTCAGTTTTCTGCTTGGCGTTGCAGTCCTTGGCGTTTTGTTGATTCGTCATGACCGGCGCGCCTGGAAAACGGTGGCCGCGAGCCTTGCGATCTTCGTGGCTTCGCTGATGTTGATCGTGCCGTTCCAGCACCACGCGAGTTCGTTGTCGCGGCTCACGGGCATCACGAACGACCAGTCGACGCAGGATCGGCTGGAGATATTGAGATCCACCTGGCGCATGGTCGAAGACGGGCCCTGGTACGGCAGCGGCCTGGGCACCTACAAGGTCCGCTATCTGATGTTCCGCAGCCCCGGAGATTCCTCGTCGAGCGGCGATCTCGCTCACAACGATTACTTGCAGGTGCTTGCCGAAGGCGGACCGGTGCTGCTCGGCACGCTGCTGCTGCTCGCTTTCGGCGGGGTGTTGGCTGCCCGCCGACTATGGCGCTCTGCGCGCAACACTGCCGCTTCACCGACGTTCGTTGAAGCTGCGGGACTTGTTGGCGGGCTCAGTTGCCTGTTCGCCCACGCCGCGGTGAATTTCATCTTCTATGCGATGCCGCTGGCGATGATCACCGGCCTGTACTTCGGCAGGCTGGATAACCTGCGCACCGACATACCGGCATCCGCCCCTCGTTTCGAGGCAACGCCCCGCAGCCTGAGGCTGCTGCTGTCCGGCCTCATGCTGTGGCTGACCACAACCGTAGGCTTGCAAGGCTTCTACCACGTCGTGCGAACTGGCCAGTGTCAGCTTCTCATGTGCCAGTCGTTGACCCGCGACGAGAATTTTCTGGCCCGATTCTCGGCGCTGCTGGCGGCGACGCAACCGTCCTATCTGCCCGCTCGTGATTGGCTGGCAGACGCCTATCTGGCTACGGCCTACGGCGTGACCGACGGAGGAAAGCGCCTCGAGGGCGCCCGTCAGGCGGCAAAAGAACTCAGTGATCTGATTCGACAATTCCCGGCCCTGCCTACTTCGTACGCTCGGCTTGCCGATTTGCTGGTGGCGCAGCCGGAAGCCGCAACGGCCATCCCGGTTGCGGAACGGGAAACCCCGGAAGCGCTCTATGCGGAAGGGCTGCGGCGCGAACCCATGGATGTTCAAACCCGCATCAAGCTGGCGACGATGCTCGATATGCGAGGCCAGCACGAGCCAGCGTTCTCGCTGCTGTTCGACGACGGCATGCGCTGGTGGAAGGTTGCGGCATTTCCGGACAGCGGTCGCAGCATGCTGCTGAAGGCCGCGATTCCGCTGGCGCTGAAACTCGGCCGTTGCAAGGACGCGATCGAGATGGCACAAGGGCTGAATATCTTCCTGCCTGATGATCCGCTGGCCAAGCCGATCGCCCACTTGGGCGAACGCGAACCGCCGGTCAGCGACGGCACGCCAGGCTGCGCCGCTGGCTGA